The genomic DNA TCCCCGCGCCAGGCGCCGACCCCGGAGGCCAGCAACGTGAGGTTGGAGGCATGGCCGAACAGGGACATGCCGAAGATGATCCGGACCAGTCCGCGCTGCAGCACGAGGAACACCGCACCGGTGACCAGGATAGCGATGGTCAAAGCCATGATCATGGTTAGTTATCCTCCTTAATCGTTCGAACCGAGCGCGGGGGTTTCGGGGCGGCGGCGGGATTCAGCGGGACCGGGAACGGCTCGTCCACGTCCTCCGGCGCCACCACCTCCGGGGTGGTCGGCAGAGCCGAGTCCTCGTCGTGGGCGTAGTTGAGTTCGCTGACCTCGCCCGTGCCCGGGCGCAGGTAACCGCCCAAGGCGTTGATGGCCATGGTCAGCATGCCCAGCACCGCCAGGTAGATGCCCGCGTCGAAGATGAGCGACGTGGTCAGGTGTTCGCCGAGGATCTCGCCATGAATGAAGTAGAGGAACCCGCCCTCGACCAGGCCCAGGAACCCGGCGGAAAGGGCGACGAGGATGCCCACGCCCGTCAGCCAGATCGGGGTGTTCTTCGACACCACCGGCCGGTCCGAACCGTAGGACATGTACGCCAGCCCGAACGCGGTGGCCATGACCAGGGCGGCCACGAAGCCACCGCCCGGGGCGTTGTGGCCGCGGAAGAAGATCAGCACATTGAGCACCGCCAGCACCGGAACGACCAGCCTGGTCAGGTACCGCAGGGGAAGCGAATTCAGCTGCGACTGGCCGAAGGGGCGGGGGTGCGTGCCCCGCAGGAACGGGTAGCGCGGCATGGAGGAGGTGACGGCGGCCAGCACCACGGCGGCCATGCCGAGGACGGAGAGTTCGCCCAGGGTGTCGAAGCTGCGGAATTCAACGATGATGACGGCGACGATGTTGGTGCCGCCGGTGATGTCGTAACCGTTGTCCAGGTACCACATGGCCAGCTCGGAACGGTCGCGCCGTCCCAGCAGGGCATGAACCGCGGCGAAAGCGGCGATGCCGGCCAGAATCGCCACCACCAGCGAGCCAATCTGGTGGGGGCGCGACACCGGCGGGAACAGCCGGGGCTGGTGACGCACGACCATGTAGATCACGATCACCGTCAGCGCCTCGACCAGAAGCTGGGTAAGCGCCACGTCCGGGGCGCCGAGCAGCATCATCTGCAGGGACATGCCGACGCCGACGGTGCCGAGCAGCACCGCAGCCGTGAGCCGGGAGCGCGTGACGATGAGTCCAGCGACGGACAGGCCGATGATCCCCAGCGGGAGGAGATCCCAGGGGTTGTCAAGTCCCTCGGCGCGCGGAGCCATCGCTACGTTGTCCACCCCGGTGGTCAGCAGAATGCTGGAACCGGCCAGCGCGACGAGAAGCATGATGATCCACAGCAGGTGGCGGCCCGGGGTGTAGCTGTCCGCCATGGCCGCGAGGCCGCGGCCGAGGCCACGGGCCCCGGAAATGAGTCCGGCGAGGACGTCGTTGCCGTTGACGGGCAACAGCGGGCGGGACTCGGCGGCGGCAAAAAGCTTCTTCCGTCCGAACAGGGCGAGGACGCCGGCGGCGATCACCACGAGTGAGACGATGAGCGGCAGGTTGATCCCGTGCCACAGCGCCAGGTGCGTCGGCTCCGCGGCCGGGCTGATCGCCTGGACGGCCGCGGTGATCGGTTCGGAGATCGGGTTGAGCAGGAAGATCAGGACCACGGACAGCCAGCCCGGCACAGCGGCGGGCAGCCAGAGCGCGACCGGGGCCTCCTTGACGTGCGCCAAATCCCGCGGGCCGTCGAAGAAGGCGCCCAGCACGATCTTCGCGGAGTAGAGGAAGGTGAGGAAAGCCGCCACGCCGGCGACGAGGACCAGCCACACGGAGACCTCCTGGAAGGCCGTCAGCATCGACTCCTTGGAGATGAAACCGAAGAGCGGGGGAACCGCGGCCATGGAGGCGGCGGCGACGGTCATCGACACGAAGGTGAACGGCATCCGGTTCCAGAGTGCGCCGAGGCGACGAATGTCCCTCGAGCCGGCCTGGTGGTCGACGACGCCGACGAGCATGAACAGCGAAGACTTGAACAGCGCGTGGGCCAGCGTGTGGGTCAGCGCGGCGGCGAGGGCGAATTCCGTGCCGACGCCGATCGTGGCCACAATCCAGCCGAGGTGGGAGACCGTCGAATACGCGGTCAGGTGCTTCAGATCCGTCTTCTGGATGGCGAACACCGCCGACATGATGGCGGTGAACAGGCCGACGCCGATGAGCAACCAGTTCCACGTCGGGTTGTCGTGGAAGATCGTCGAGAAACGCAGCAGCAGGTAGATGCCGGCCTTGACGACCGCCGCCGCGTGCAGGAACGCCGACACCGGCGTCGCCGCGGCCATGGCCTCCGGCAGCCAGAAGTGGAAGGGGAACTGCGCCGCCTTGGTGAAGGCCGAGACCGCCACCAGGACCGCGACCAGCGTCGTCAGGCCCGGGCGCTCGCTCCACACCCCGGAGGCGAAGATGGTCTGCAGATCCGTCGAACCCGCCGCGACCGCCGCCAGCGACAGGC from Corynebacterium guangdongense includes the following:
- a CDS encoding DUF4040 family protein → MTLLLVVALASAAVILSPFAVRLFNRGAGWPLGLILAAAAVVLGVRLPDVLSGEPLTWQTVWIPDLLGPGGDVVLSLHGDGLGVFFALLALVIGAVVFFYSAAYLPKETGNHSFYLLMTAFTLSVVLLVFAGDVFVLFTAWELVSIASFLLIARSGSGGEAGAMRTLILTFTGGLTLLAGLSLAAVAAGSTDLQTIFASGVWSERPGLTTLVAVLVAVSAFTKAAQFPFHFWLPEAMAAATPVSAFLHAAAVVKAGIYLLLRFSTIFHDNPTWNWLLIGVGLFTAIMSAVFAIQKTDLKHLTAYSTVSHLGWIVATIGVGTEFALAAALTHTLAHALFKSSLFMLVGVVDHQAGSRDIRRLGALWNRMPFTFVSMTVAAASMAAVPPLFGFISKESMLTAFQEVSVWLVLVAGVAAFLTFLYSAKIVLGAFFDGPRDLAHVKEAPVALWLPAAVPGWLSVVLIFLLNPISEPITAAVQAISPAAEPTHLALWHGINLPLIVSLVVIAAGVLALFGRKKLFAAAESRPLLPVNGNDVLAGLISGARGLGRGLAAMADSYTPGRHLLWIIMLLVALAGSSILLTTGVDNVAMAPRAEGLDNPWDLLPLGIIGLSVAGLIVTRSRLTAAVLLGTVGVGMSLQMMLLGAPDVALTQLLVEALTVIVIYMVVRHQPRLFPPVSRPHQIGSLVVAILAGIAAFAAVHALLGRRDRSELAMWYLDNGYDITGGTNIVAVIIVEFRSFDTLGELSVLGMAAVVLAAVTSSMPRYPFLRGTHPRPFGQSQLNSLPLRYLTRLVVPVLAVLNVLIFFRGHNAPGGGFVAALVMATAFGLAYMSYGSDRPVVSKNTPIWLTGVGILVALSAGFLGLVEGGFLYFIHGEILGEHLTTSLIFDAGIYLAVLGMLTMAINALGGYLRPGTGEVSELNYAHDEDSALPTTPEVVAPEDVDEPFPVPLNPAAAPKPPRSVRTIKEDN